A single genomic interval of Coccidioides posadasii str. Silveira chromosome 1, complete sequence harbors:
- a CDS encoding uncharacterized protein (EggNog:ENOG410PHMB~COG:I~TransMembrane:8 (n2-13c21/22o74-93i114-135o167-194i285-303o334-353i396-417o429-448i460-485o)~BUSCO:4978at33183), with product MAGLSALSTPSALSCTSSTLSTPPTTSEEESPKRLQRVTHGSNRRSKYRHVAAYHSEIRPSCLSRESNASPSFFGFRNLMVIVLIVMNLRLVIENFMKYGVLICLRCHDYRRQDLILGVLLFSLVPCHLFIAYLIELAAAQRVKEVIGLRKKLDGPEARQQPAAQLAWSYIAIAHTVNATLCLSLTSYAVYFYINHPGIGTLCEVHAIVVMLKNCSYAFTNRDLRHALLHPSPENNLPKIYNSCPYPQNITIKNLTYFWLAPTLVYQPVYPTTSYIRWNFVAKRVAEFCGLSVFMWIISAQYASPTLLNALEKIALREWASIAERVMKLSTISLVIWLAGFYALFQSFLNALAEVMRFGDREFYTDWWNSPSVGRYWRTWNIPVYQFMKRHIFSPLVGRGWSPFTASVMVFTVSAVLHELAVGIPTHNIIGVAFGGMMFQLPLIAVTLPLEKMNSQTGKILGNALFWLSFCLVGQPLAALLYFFAWQAKYGSISRAAK from the exons ATGGCTGGCCTCTCAGCCCTTTCTACTCCCTCAGCTCTTTCATGCACGAGCAGCACGTTATCCACGCCTCCAACAACCTCGGAAGAAGAATCCCCTAAAAGGCTACAGAGAGTGACGCACGGGTCGAATCGAAGAAGCAAGTATCGCCATGTCGCTGCCTATCACTCAGAAATACGACCATCATGCCTAAGCCGCGAGTCAAATgcctcaccaagcttctttGGTTTCCGGAATCTGATGGTGATCGTGCTGA TTGTTATGAATCTACGGTTGGTTATTGAAAATTTCATGAAG TACGGAGTTTTGATCTGTCTGCGCTGTCACGATTATCGAAGACAAGATCTCATACTTGGAGTCCTTCTCTTCTCGCTGGTCCCGTGTCATCTCTTCATTGCGTATTTGATAGAGCTGGCCGCTGCGCAGCGAGTGAAAGAAGTAATTGGTCTCAGGAAAAAGCTTGACGGCCCCGAGGCACGGCAGCAACCAGCCGCTCAACTTGCATGGTCATATATCGCTATCGCGCACACGGTGAATGCCACTCTGTGTCTCTCGCTGACATCTTATGCTGTCTATTTTTACATCAACCACCCTGGCATTGGAACTTTGTGCGAGGTCCATGCCATCGTCGTCATGTTGAAGAATTGCTCGTATGCCTTCACAAATCGCGACCTTCGCCACGCTCTTCTGCATCCATCCCCGGAGAACAATCTCCCAAAAATATATAATAGCTGCCCGTACCCACAAAACATTACGATCAAAAACTTGACGTATTTCTGGCTGGCGCCCACCCTTGTCTACCAGCCGGTATATCCCACAACAAGTTATATTCGATGGAACTTCGTTGCAAAACGGGTTGCCGAGTTTTGTGGACTCTCCGTGTTTATGTGGATCATATCTGCACAGTACGCCTCGCCGACGCTATTGAATGCGCTCGAAAAGATCGCGTTACGAGAATGGGCGTCCATTGCAGAACGAGTTATGAAGCTGTCAACAATTTCCCTTGTGATCTGGCTTGCTGGATTCTATGCGCTCTTCCAATCATTCCTCAATGCGCTGGCGGAAGTTATGAGATTTGGTGATCGCGAGTTCTATACGGATTGGTGGAACAGTCCTAGCGTTGGTAGGTACTGGCGAACATGGAATATTCCTGTCTATCAATTTATGAAGCGACACATTTTTTCACCGCTTGTCGGACGAGGCTGGAGTCCCTTTACGGCCAGCGTAATGGTGTTCACCGTTTCGGCAGTACTCCACGAATTGGCAGTGGGAATTCCCACGCATAACATAATTG GTGTCGCATTCGGGGGTATGATGTTTCAACTTCCCCTTATAGCGGTGACTCTGccgctggaaaagatgaacAGTCAAACGGGGAAGATTTTAGGCAACGCTCTCTTTTGGTTGAGTTTCTGTCTTGTCGGTCAGCCGCTGGCAGCGCTGCTGTATTTCTTTGCCTGGCAAGCCAAGTATGGCAGTATTAGCAGAGCGGCTAAATAA